The Planctomicrobium piriforme genome includes the window GCTACCCGGCCTTCCTGTTCAGGGAGGCCGTTTTTTGTTTGGGGACCGACTTCCACCGGCGATGCACCCAGAAGTATTGCTCGGGCGATCGGCGGATCGCACGTTCGAGCGCCGCGCTATAGCGTTCGGTGACCGCGCGGACTTCATCTTCCGCTTCGATCTCGGTGACGTCGATGATGTCCTCGCAGCCGATCTCAAAGCGCGACCATCGGGCCGTATCGAAATCATCCGGCAATCGACGCCCATAGCCGACGACGATGATCGCCTTGTGTTCGAGCGCCAGCAGCGCAATGGAGCGATAGGTCGACGCAGGCCGTCCAAAGAAATTGACGAACACTCCCCGCTTACCCGCATCCTGATCGCACAACAGCCCCAGATTGCCCCCTGCCTGCACGATGTCGAGCATGCCGTCCCAGCCGCCGTCCTTCAGCAGGAGCTGGTGGCCGGTGCTCTCGCGGGCCTTCGCAAACCAACGGTGCAGATACGGGTTATCGAGTTCGCGGGCGACCATGCCCATGCGGAACCCGAACTGGCCGAACGTCGCCGTGGAGGCTTCCCAGTTTCCATAATGACCGCCGACCAGAAAGACAGGTCGCCCTGAGAGCATTGCTTTAACGCCCGCTGCCCGGTTGCGGAACACCAGCACCTGACGACAGTTCTCCAGCCGGAACTTGCGCGGAAACTGGATCATCTCGGCGACCAGCCGGAACAGATGAATCCACATGCCGCGGATGATCGAGTCGATCTCAGCGGAGGAGAGTTCTTGTCCGAAGGCGGCCCGTAGATTCTCACTGGCCACATCGTAGCGCGTCAGCCGTCGGGGCAGCACGCGGACAAAGAGCCAGGAGAGCGCGAGGGCCAAGCGTTGCAACTGCCGCGGTGAGAGGATCTCGATCACGCAGGCGAGCGTGCGGAACCCCACATACTCAAGAGACCAGCGAACTTCCCTGAACGTCATCGCGCACTCCCTGCACTGCCAGACCTGTCCGCCCGCAGTGTCTCGCGGAAACGGGGAACAGGTCAACAGCGGTTCGGGAACGCGGCGGCAGCGACCGGGTTTCGACGCCTACTTCGAGCGATTCCGGTTCGTCTTCTTGGCAGGCGCAGGCAGCTTCTTTGTGACCTTGCGAGTCGGTGCGACCGCCTTGGGGGCGGCCGGACGGGCCGTCGCCTTCTTGACCGGCTTCTTGTGACTGACCGCTTTGACCGCTGCCGTTTTGGCCGCGGCCGGCTTGGCGGAAGCGTGCTTCGCCGGAGCATGCTTTACCGGAGCCGGCTTGGCTTTCTTCTTTTTCTTGGCGGGGTTCTTGAAGAGCTCGGCAAGGCGATGCGGCCCCTCAAACGGGTCTGACGCCTCATCCTCGTCCGGCCCATCCGTGAAATGCTCGATGAGTTCGGCGTCAGTCGCGGTGCATTTCAGCAGATGGCACAGCAGCGGAGCATCGGTCTTTTTGATGCCCGGCTTCAGTTCTTCGCCGGCCTCTTCACAACTGGTGTCCGGTCCGGCCAGTCCGAGCCAGACCAGCAGCCGCTGGAGCGTGCCGTCGACGGGAATGACGTGCGCGCCGAGGGCGTGCTGCACCACATAGCCGCGGATAAAGTCCGACTGATGCGGAATCAGGCTCAATTCCTTGATCGCCTGTTCCTGGGTTTTCCGCTTCAGGAATTCCAGATCGAAGGCGTAAAACTTCTCGAACAAGTGCTGCAGCGATTCGCGGATGCGCATCGCCTTCCAGTCGGCGTCGCTGATATCGCCCAGCGAGTGCTGGATTTCGGTAACCGAGCTGACGCGAATCTCGTTGAGATCGAAGAACCCGTCGAGCAGCCGCGAATAGGCCGCTTCGGCTTCATCGTGACCGACGTCTTCCAGGCAAGCCGCGAACAGCAGCGTGTCGAACGCTGAGCGGGTCTGCTTGGGAATCGAGCCGCCGTAACGGCGCTTCATCTCGGTGACGAGCTTCTTCAAGATCGTCTGCTTGTCCGCTGCCTTCAACGATTTGGCAGGCATCAATGCCTCCCGTGCTAGTGACGGTCTTGATTGATTAAAAAAGTGTTCCGCGGCACAGGGGCGACGGAACCTGTTGTTCTATGTCAGGACTTTGTTTCGGTCAGACGTTCTCGAAAAGAACCGCTGACCGTGATCAGGCTGCTATTCCTCTTCCGAATCGTCTTCTTCGTCGGCGGCCAGTTCTTCACCAGCAAGTACTTCGTCCTCTGTCGCCGGAGTGCTCTCCCCATCCGCCGGCAGGTCGAGTTCCCGCAGCATTTTGGAGATTTCGATGCTCTTCTTAATGCCGGGATCGACCACGAACGTCAGCACCGGGGTGAGCCGGAGATCCAGTTCGTCCGCGATCTTGGACTGGATGTAGCCGCGGGCCGCTTCGAGCCCCTTCATCGTCAACCGGGCCGTTTTTTCGTCCCCGAGGATGCTGATGAAGACCTTGGCGGTCCGCAGGTCGGGCGGAACTTCCACCGTCAATACGGTCACGCCCACGACGCGGGGATCGCGCAGCCCGAACAAAATGGCGTTGCTCACCACTTGTCGAACTGCCGCAGCCACCTTGGCTGTCCGTCTTGTTGCCATACTCAATTCGCCTGAAAGAAAGTGTTGTCCGGTCTTCAAATCCACAGGCCGGCTTTCACTCTTCCAGTGAACGCTTTCGCTGCTCGATCTTATAGGCTTCCAGCAGGTCGCCTTCCTTGATGTCGTTAAAGCCATCGAGCCGGATCCCGCACTCGAAGCCCTCGCGGACCTCGCGGGCGTCATCTTTTTCACGCTTCAGCGAAGCGATGGCATAGTTGTTCAAAATGGTCTGGTCGCGAATCACATGCACGCGGTTCGTGCGGTCGATCGTGCCGTTGAGCACGCGGCAACCGGCCACTGTTCCCACCCGACTGATGCTGAAGGTTCGCAGCACGAGGGCGCGGCCGGTGGCGACTTCGACCTTCTCCGGTTCCAGCAGGCCTTCGAGCGCCTGACGGATGTCGGAGGTGACGTTGTAGATGATCTTGTAACGTCGAATCTCGACCGCTTCCTGGCCTGCGAGGGCTTCGGCACGGTCTTCGGCGACGACGTGGAAAGCGATGATGATCGCCCCGGCGGAGGCCGCCAGGTAGACGTCGCTTTCGTTCACACCGCCCACGCCCATGTGCAGGATCTTGATCCGCAC containing:
- a CDS encoding lysophospholipid acyltransferase family protein; amino-acid sequence: MTFREVRWSLEYVGFRTLACVIEILSPRQLQRLALALSWLFVRVLPRRLTRYDVASENLRAAFGQELSSAEIDSIIRGMWIHLFRLVAEMIQFPRKFRLENCRQVLVFRNRAAGVKAMLSGRPVFLVGGHYGNWEASTATFGQFGFRMGMVARELDNPYLHRWFAKARESTGHQLLLKDGGWDGMLDIVQAGGNLGLLCDQDAGKRGVFVNFFGRPASTYRSIALLALEHKAIIVVGYGRRLPDDFDTARWSRFEIGCEDIIDVTEIEAEDEVRAVTERYSAALERAIRRSPEQYFWVHRRWKSVPKQKTASLNRKAG
- a CDS encoding HhH-GDP family DNA glycosylase — its product is MPAKSLKAADKQTILKKLVTEMKRRYGGSIPKQTRSAFDTLLFAACLEDVGHDEAEAAYSRLLDGFFDLNEIRVSSVTEIQHSLGDISDADWKAMRIRESLQHLFEKFYAFDLEFLKRKTQEQAIKELSLIPHQSDFIRGYVVQHALGAHVIPVDGTLQRLLVWLGLAGPDTSCEEAGEELKPGIKKTDAPLLCHLLKCTATDAELIEHFTDGPDEDEASDPFEGPHRLAELFKNPAKKKKKAKPAPVKHAPAKHASAKPAAAKTAAVKAVSHKKPVKKATARPAAPKAVAPTRKVTKKLPAPAKKTNRNRSK
- the rbfA gene encoding 30S ribosome-binding factor RbfA, translating into MATRRTAKVAAAVRQVVSNAILFGLRDPRVVGVTVLTVEVPPDLRTAKVFISILGDEKTARLTMKGLEAARGYIQSKIADELDLRLTPVLTFVVDPGIKKSIEISKMLRELDLPADGESTPATEDEVLAGEELAADEEDDSEEE